The following coding sequences lie in one Rutidosis leptorrhynchoides isolate AG116_Rl617_1_P2 chromosome 6, CSIRO_AGI_Rlap_v1, whole genome shotgun sequence genomic window:
- the LOC139854673 gene encoding uncharacterized protein, translating into MALVPARDGSSLTYQVPILTATNYLVWAVKVKAIMDAYGILETVEPRMLSAEIDPEKSKRALAFLFQAIPEEMVLQMASYTDPKQVWDGLKTRYLGVDRVRSARLATLKREFEGLRMKEEESVDEFATKLTGLASKARSLGYELEEVDLVKMLLDSMPIGESSNRDDYGRDREKGRGSGKSREGGERMRDKSRVKCYGCGELGHYHHECPTREKKAHLVEEEHALTN; encoded by the exons ATGGCGTTAGTTCCGGCCAGAGATGGAAGTTCTTTGACATATCAAGTACCAATTTTAACAGCTACAAACTACCTTGTGTGGGCTGTCAAGGTGAAGGCAATCATGGACGCTTATGGAATATTGGAAACGGTGGAACCAAGGATGCTAAGTGCGGAAATTGATCCGGAAAAATCAAAGAGAGCACTTGCCTTCTTATTTCAAGCGATTCCCGAGGAAATGGTGTTGCAAATGGCTAGTTATACCGATCCAAAACAAGTATGGGACGGTCTAAAGACGCGTTACTTGGGGGTGGATCGAGTGAGATCGGCTcgacttgcaaccttgaaaagggaGTTTGAAGGTTTACGTATGAAGGAGGAAGAATCGGTTGATGAATTTGCTACAAAATTAACCGGTTTGGCTTCAAAAGCAAGGAGCCTAGGTTATGAGCTTGAAGAGGTAGACTTGGTGAAAATGTTACTTGATTCTATGCCTAT CGGCGAGAGTTCTAACCGAGATGACTATGGACGTGACCGGGAAAAAGGTCGGGGGTCCGGGAAGAGTCGAGAAGGTGGTGAACGGATGCGGGATAAAAGCCGTGTGAAATGTTACGGGTGTGGAGAACTTGGTCACTACCATCACGAATGTCCTACGCGTGAAAAGAAAGCTCATTTGGTTGAAGAGGAACATGCATTAACCAATTAA